One Bacillota bacterium DNA segment encodes these proteins:
- a CDS encoding cupin domain-containing protein yields the protein MYVTHVSQVPESSIVEGQVPGGKRATVRWVISQEQGAPNFEMRLFHLDEGMNTEWHQHPWEHEVFVVAGRGSVRSEAGDIPLEPGSVVFVPAGEMHQFRSAPDQAIEFICVVPRGTRACQVPGSASPCCR from the coding sequence CCAGAAAGCAGCATCGTCGAGGGGCAGGTGCCGGGCGGCAAGCGTGCCACGGTGCGGTGGGTGATTTCCCAGGAACAGGGGGCGCCCAACTTCGAGATGCGCCTGTTCCACCTTGACGAGGGCATGAACACCGAGTGGCACCAGCATCCGTGGGAGCACGAGGTGTTCGTGGTGGCCGGCCGCGGGTCGGTAAGGAGCGAGGCCGGGGACATTCCCCTTGAACCGGGCAGTGTGGTGTTCGTCCCCGCCGGGGAAATGCACCAGTTCCGCTCCGCACCCGACCAGGCCATCGAGTTCATCTGCGTGGTGCCACGCGGCACCAGGGCCTGCCAGGTTCCTGGCAGTGCCTCTCCCTGCTGCCGCTGA